The Opitutales bacterium ASA1 genome window below encodes:
- a CDS encoding TonB-dependent receptor, with product MNSLRNQPILLRGPRLLATLACLLPLAVSAQPIQSSGAASDDADEPFHEMQQFVVTGSNIQRIDMEKIAPVTVIDRSAIEVRNALLPVDLLTTLPSVVNLPENETRLGSSGARGDNANINLRNLGATGTLILVNGRRMAVNPMTAGLSQAVNVNQLPTQGIARIEVLRDGASAIYGSDAIGGVINYVLEKRFDGLEVSTRVGLPEHGGGESIGSSVVFGRSFADGRGRIFGTVEALYREPIRLVDRDFSRTALNSPRAPAPFDALGGAFDDRSPRGLWPTFRIGTATAANYFRPVGGTPVLTNVAPTRAANPEFFLDLNEYGWAAPRVRRGNAFLSGEYDIGDRLTAFADVAWYKARSTMVRQPLALNAPTSDQLMVMAVDNPYNPYGSAFYHPAGEARADGAARLTGAPRTISLTALTLPGVAAEQIVTESDVIRLAAGVRGEIGDAWTWESSAFYNRVDGQDDAYPDVRESLLQAALARTDAAAYNPFGYTFRVENGAVVADQPYENPAATVDSFTDTFARSATSEIASVDLRASGRLFSWWAGDVRVAAGTEFRTEELSDVRPPFSGENPASSGLDPLNNDFLLHPPRPDVFGDRDVFSAYAELLVPIVASSQDVPLVDTLELTVSARFEDYSDFGNTTKPKIGLNWRPVSWLMLRGSYNEGFIAPSLAALFTSPRWTITAGAGDIDTYRNPVTAEGPYVQRTYFGGNPDLRPQESEGRTFGVVIDVPGVKGLSLTADYWRIERTDLLGQRSVAQIRESDTALLRAYTREQLAAGVPADQIDVGSGAGYKGDAAISRFDLTAEDRAVFAAYNAANPNNPMAPAGRIFSVDRPFINVASSEDSGVDFGAVYALPRTRIGSVTVNTDWAYVIESRNTVAPANVAPTENDELEVNGVARWRGTTNVSWRNGPWSGGLGVYYVRPWQDSGATTTAAVYESLGRPSYIAEKFTGGRNVYRYVVDSTLTFNASVGYRFANDRAGLLRDTRVRLAVANLTDEEPPLHSDQFGYSAAVHQSLVPGRTWTLEVSKRF from the coding sequence ATGAACTCCCTACGCAACCAACCAATCCTGCTTCGCGGCCCGCGTCTGCTCGCGACGCTCGCCTGTCTGCTTCCGCTGGCCGTATCCGCTCAACCGATACAGTCGTCGGGTGCCGCGTCCGACGATGCGGACGAACCGTTCCACGAGATGCAGCAGTTCGTCGTCACTGGTTCGAACATCCAGCGCATCGACATGGAGAAGATCGCGCCCGTCACCGTGATCGATCGCTCAGCGATCGAGGTGCGCAACGCGCTCTTGCCCGTCGACTTGCTCACCACGCTCCCTTCGGTCGTCAACCTGCCGGAAAACGAAACGCGCCTCGGCTCCTCGGGTGCGCGCGGCGACAACGCCAACATCAACCTCCGCAATCTCGGCGCCACCGGTACGCTCATCCTCGTCAACGGCCGGCGCATGGCCGTGAATCCGATGACCGCCGGCCTCTCGCAGGCGGTGAACGTCAACCAACTCCCCACGCAGGGCATCGCACGGATCGAAGTGCTGCGCGACGGAGCTTCGGCCATCTACGGTTCGGACGCGATCGGCGGCGTGATCAACTACGTGCTGGAGAAGCGCTTCGACGGGCTAGAGGTCTCCACGCGCGTGGGTCTCCCCGAGCACGGTGGAGGAGAGAGCATCGGCAGCTCGGTCGTGTTCGGCCGGAGTTTCGCCGACGGCCGCGGCCGGATCTTCGGCACGGTGGAGGCGTTGTATCGCGAACCGATCCGGCTCGTCGATCGCGACTTCAGCCGCACGGCACTCAACAGTCCGCGCGCGCCCGCGCCGTTCGATGCGCTGGGCGGCGCGTTCGACGACCGCTCGCCGCGTGGACTTTGGCCGACCTTTCGCATCGGCACGGCCACGGCGGCGAACTACTTCCGTCCGGTCGGCGGTACGCCGGTGCTGACCAACGTCGCGCCGACGCGAGCGGCCAACCCCGAGTTCTTTCTCGACCTCAACGAGTACGGTTGGGCGGCACCGCGCGTGCGCCGCGGCAACGCGTTTCTCTCCGGCGAGTACGACATCGGCGACCGCCTCACGGCCTTCGCGGACGTGGCTTGGTACAAGGCGCGTTCGACCATGGTGCGGCAGCCGCTCGCGCTCAATGCGCCGACCTCCGACCAGCTCATGGTCATGGCGGTGGACAATCCCTACAATCCCTACGGCTCGGCTTTCTACCACCCGGCCGGCGAGGCGCGCGCGGACGGGGCGGCGCGGCTGACCGGTGCGCCGCGCACGATCAGTCTCACGGCGCTGACGCTGCCCGGCGTCGCGGCCGAACAGATCGTGACCGAGTCCGACGTGATCCGTCTCGCGGCCGGCGTGCGCGGCGAGATCGGCGACGCTTGGACGTGGGAGAGCTCGGCCTTCTACAATCGTGTGGACGGTCAGGACGATGCCTACCCCGACGTGCGCGAGTCGCTCCTGCAGGCGGCACTCGCGCGCACCGACGCGGCGGCGTACAATCCTTTTGGATACACGTTCCGCGTGGAGAACGGTGCCGTCGTGGCGGACCAACCGTACGAGAATCCCGCGGCGACGGTCGACTCCTTCACCGATACGTTCGCACGTTCTGCGACGAGCGAGATCGCGAGCGTCGACCTGCGCGCGAGCGGTCGACTCTTTTCATGGTGGGCGGGCGATGTGCGCGTCGCCGCCGGCACCGAGTTTCGCACCGAAGAACTGAGCGACGTGCGGCCTCCGTTCAGCGGAGAAAATCCCGCCTCGTCGGGCCTCGATCCGTTGAACAACGACTTCCTCCTGCATCCGCCGCGACCGGACGTCTTCGGCGACCGCGACGTCTTCAGCGCCTACGCGGAGCTGCTCGTGCCGATCGTCGCTTCGAGCCAGGACGTCCCGCTCGTCGACACCCTCGAGCTCACCGTCTCGGCGCGTTTCGAAGACTACTCGGACTTCGGAAACACGACCAAGCCGAAGATCGGGCTCAACTGGCGACCCGTCTCGTGGCTGATGCTGCGCGGTTCGTACAACGAAGGTTTCATCGCGCCTTCGCTCGCGGCGCTCTTCACGAGCCCGCGGTGGACCATCACTGCGGGTGCCGGCGACATCGACACCTACCGCAATCCGGTGACCGCCGAGGGACCGTACGTGCAACGCACCTACTTCGGCGGCAACCCCGACCTCCGTCCTCAGGAGTCGGAGGGGCGTACCTTCGGCGTGGTGATCGACGTGCCCGGCGTGAAGGGGCTGAGCTTGACGGCCGACTACTGGCGGATCGAGCGGACCGACCTGCTCGGGCAGCGCAGCGTGGCGCAGATCCGCGAATCGGACACGGCGCTCCTGCGCGCCTACACCCGCGAGCAGCTCGCGGCGGGAGTGCCGGCCGACCAGATCGACGTCGGCAGCGGAGCCGGCTACAAGGGCGACGCGGCGATTTCGCGGTTCGATCTCACGGCGGAGGACCGCGCGGTCTTCGCGGCCTACAACGCGGCCAATCCGAACAACCCGATGGCCCCGGCGGGGCGCATCTTCTCCGTCGACCGGCCGTTCATCAACGTCGCCTCGTCCGAGGACTCGGGCGTGGACTTCGGCGCGGTCTACGCGCTGCCGCGGACGCGCATCGGTAGTGTGACCGTGAATACCGACTGGGCCTACGTGATCGAGTCGCGCAACACCGTGGCTCCGGCCAACGTGGCTCCGACCGAGAACGACGAGCTGGAGGTCAACGGCGTCGCGCGCTGGCGCGGCACGACCAACGTCTCGTGGCGCAACGGTCCGTGGTCCGGCGGGCTCGGCGTCTACTACGTGCGCCCCTGGCAGGACAGCGGAGCGACGACCACGGCGGCCGTCTACGAGTCGCTCGGACGACCGTCCTACATCGCGGAAAAGTTCACGGGTGGCCGCAACGTCTACCGTTACGTCGTGGATTCCACGCTCACCTTCAACGCTTCGGTGGGTTATCGTTTCGCGAACGATCGCGCCGGGCTTCTGCGGGACACGCGCGTGCGCCTCGCCGTGGCCAATCTCACCGACGAGGAGCCGCCGCTGCACTCGGATCAGTTCGGCTACAGCGCAGCCGTGCACCAAAGCCTGGTGCCGGGCCGCACGTGGACGCTGGAGGTGTCGAAGCGGTTCTGA
- a CDS encoding sialate O-acetylesterase: MLRHPTAGCAFLACLLSVCSLPAAVRLPALLSDGMVLQRDTPAKVWGWADPGEGVSVEFRAKRYSTEADATGHWTITLDAQPAGGPDSMTIVADDDTITLRDVLVGDVWICSGQSNMTHQYRHWQERYAEEIARTDERSIRQFQVPTTAALGGPLADVSGSVWKTATAEHILDFGVVAHAFAAKLHARYGVPQGIVLTAVGGTRIEAWTSADGLRAFPDLLATAERNADPAYVEAINEAARRAREAAAPALDPDEGSSGPVAWFDPAYQPRGWKPITVPGWWEDQGVRDLDGVVWYRSEIDLPAAVAGKEAKLKLGRIVDADEVWMNGARVGNTTYQYPQRRYTVPAAVLKAGTNILVVRVTNHSGKGGFMPDKPYHLQIGDAFFPLEGTWTYRVGQAFPRTPPTRPGITAQDQPAALFNGMIAPFTKHAVRGFLWYQGESNTGDPESYRALLPNLIADWRHHWGLGDLVFLVAQLPNYMAVDYLPAESNWALMREAQMEAASHTTNTGVGINIDLGEWNDIHPGEKKPVGERLALQAMRLSYGETEIVASGPVFRSQRIEGDRIVLEFDHVGSGLVSRDGEPLAHFAVAGPDKRFRWARAAIEGDTVIVSHERVPAPRFVRYAWADNPDFANLANREGLPAAPFRTDGKDTIRE, encoded by the coding sequence ATGCTTCGACACCCCACCGCAGGATGCGCCTTCCTCGCTTGCCTGCTCTCCGTCTGTTCGCTCCCCGCCGCCGTCCGACTCCCCGCGCTCCTGAGCGACGGCATGGTCCTCCAGCGCGACACGCCCGCGAAGGTCTGGGGCTGGGCCGATCCGGGTGAAGGCGTCTCGGTCGAGTTTCGCGCGAAACGCTACTCCACCGAGGCCGACGCGACGGGCCATTGGACCATCACGCTGGATGCACAACCAGCAGGCGGTCCCGACTCGATGACAATCGTCGCGGACGACGACACGATCACGCTGCGCGACGTCCTCGTCGGAGACGTCTGGATCTGCTCCGGCCAGTCGAACATGACGCACCAGTACCGCCATTGGCAGGAACGCTACGCCGAGGAGATCGCGCGCACCGACGAACGGTCCATTCGTCAATTCCAGGTGCCGACGACCGCGGCACTGGGCGGCCCGCTCGCCGACGTGTCGGGCTCCGTTTGGAAGACCGCGACGGCCGAACACATCCTCGACTTCGGCGTGGTCGCGCACGCCTTCGCCGCGAAGTTGCACGCGCGCTACGGCGTCCCCCAAGGAATCGTGCTCACCGCCGTCGGTGGCACGCGCATCGAAGCATGGACGAGCGCGGACGGCCTTCGCGCGTTTCCCGATCTGCTTGCCACCGCCGAGCGCAACGCGGATCCGGCCTACGTCGAAGCGATCAACGAGGCCGCACGTCGCGCGCGCGAAGCCGCGGCGCCTGCGCTCGATCCGGACGAGGGCTCGAGTGGTCCCGTCGCGTGGTTCGATCCCGCCTACCAGCCTCGCGGCTGGAAGCCGATCACCGTCCCCGGCTGGTGGGAGGATCAAGGCGTGCGCGACCTCGACGGCGTCGTCTGGTACCGGAGCGAGATCGACCTTCCCGCCGCTGTCGCCGGCAAGGAAGCGAAGTTGAAACTGGGCCGCATCGTCGACGCCGACGAGGTCTGGATGAACGGCGCGCGCGTCGGCAACACCACCTACCAGTATCCACAACGCAGATACACCGTACCCGCGGCCGTGCTGAAGGCCGGCACCAACATCCTCGTCGTCCGGGTCACGAACCACTCGGGCAAGGGCGGATTCATGCCGGACAAACCTTACCATCTGCAGATCGGCGATGCTTTCTTCCCCCTCGAAGGCACGTGGACCTACCGCGTCGGGCAGGCGTTTCCACGGACCCCGCCGACACGCCCCGGCATCACCGCGCAGGATCAACCCGCCGCGCTCTTCAACGGCATGATCGCACCCTTCACGAAACACGCCGTGCGCGGATTTCTCTGGTATCAGGGCGAGAGCAACACCGGCGACCCCGAGTCGTACCGCGCGCTCCTTCCGAACCTGATCGCGGACTGGCGGCACCACTGGGGACTCGGAGATCTCGTCTTCCTCGTCGCCCAACTACCCAACTACATGGCGGTCGACTACCTGCCGGCCGAGAGCAATTGGGCGCTGATGCGCGAGGCGCAGATGGAGGCCGCTTCGCACACCACGAACACAGGTGTCGGGATCAATATCGACCTCGGCGAGTGGAACGACATCCACCCCGGCGAGAAGAAACCGGTGGGTGAACGCCTCGCGCTCCAAGCCATGCGGCTCTCCTACGGCGAGACCGAGATCGTCGCTTCGGGGCCGGTCTTCCGCTCCCAACGCATCGAGGGCGATCGCATCGTCCTCGAGTTCGACCACGTCGGCAGCGGCCTCGTCTCCCGCGACGGCGAACCGCTCGCCCACTTCGCCGTCGCAGGTCCGGACAAACGCTTCCGTTGGGCCCGCGCCGCGATCGAAGGCGACACCGTGATCGTCTCGCACGAGCGCGTCCCCGCACCGCGCTTCGTCCGCTACGCGTGGGCCGACAACCCCGACTTCGCCAACCTCGCCAACCGCGAAGGCCTCCCCGCCGCCCCCTTCCGCACGGACGGCAAAGACACGATCCGCGAGTAG
- a CDS encoding metal-dependent hydrolase: MDSLTQATLGAAVAHAGWHRPLGRWALPWGFVLGTLPDLDVLANPWLDAVERLHWHRGPSHGIPGVLAMALISAVVVWWIHRRGGLSWTRAWVTALAIMVTHVAIDLFTVYGTQILAPFSDHGFGTNNLFIIDPLYTVPLLLGVFVALLVGGTWGVRANIAGLAVSTLYVGWSFGAQARADAVFQRALAQQGHAVERTLTSATPLNTVLWRGLAQVDGGFLVGYWSLLDEDESVRFDFVPQRLELVAEVRETRAFEVVDWFSQGWWVADERDGRVRVSDLRFGEIRSGAGQPPEEWAHVFAWRVGPDAADPSGLEQLPQVFADRSAALGMVWKRLRGDRTGW; this comes from the coding sequence TTGGACTCACTCACACAAGCGACACTCGGCGCCGCCGTGGCGCACGCGGGCTGGCACCGACCGCTCGGCCGCTGGGCGTTGCCGTGGGGATTCGTGCTCGGCACCTTGCCGGACCTCGACGTCCTCGCGAACCCGTGGCTCGACGCGGTCGAGCGTCTCCATTGGCACCGCGGTCCGTCGCACGGGATTCCGGGGGTGCTGGCGATGGCTCTGATCTCCGCGGTAGTCGTGTGGTGGATACATCGACGCGGCGGGCTTTCGTGGACGCGCGCGTGGGTCACGGCGCTCGCGATCATGGTCACCCACGTCGCGATCGATCTCTTCACCGTCTATGGCACGCAGATCCTCGCGCCGTTCTCCGACCACGGATTCGGGACCAACAACCTCTTCATCATCGACCCGCTCTACACCGTGCCTCTGCTCCTCGGCGTGTTCGTGGCTTTGCTCGTCGGTGGGACGTGGGGCGTGCGGGCCAACATCGCCGGGCTTGCGGTGAGCACGCTCTACGTCGGATGGTCGTTCGGTGCGCAGGCGCGGGCGGACGCCGTTTTCCAGCGCGCGCTGGCGCAGCAGGGCCATGCCGTCGAGCGCACGCTCACCTCGGCGACTCCGCTCAACACCGTGCTCTGGCGCGGGCTGGCGCAGGTGGACGGTGGTTTCCTCGTCGGCTACTGGTCGCTGCTCGACGAGGACGAGAGCGTGCGTTTCGACTTCGTGCCGCAACGCCTCGAACTCGTCGCCGAAGTGCGGGAAACGCGCGCCTTCGAGGTGGTCGACTGGTTCAGCCAAGGCTGGTGGGTGGCGGACGAGCGGGACGGTCGCGTGCGCGTGAGCGATCTGCGTTTCGGCGAGATCCGTTCGGGTGCTGGACAACCGCCCGAGGAATGGGCGCACGTCTTCGCGTGGCGCGTGGGACCGGACGCGGCCGACCCTTCGGGATTGGAGCAACTCCCGCAGGTCTTCGCCGATCGCTCGGCGGCGCTGGGCATGGTGTGGAAACGGCTGCGCGGCGACCGGACGGGTTGGTGA
- a CDS encoding efflux RND transporter periplasmic adaptor subunit: MNRRLVTLALALTGLFLGGAAVFLVPEHTLFPPHAAVADSNTGERWACPMMDFIAKKPGDCPVCGMEMGLVTAGELTREQRRRMGLRTTRVAEGPARVVVRAYGTVRWDDRTLRAVVPQVAGRIVKRHDAARHVGTLVARGDPIVDLYSPELYAAQGELAAAVRLGDTPGVRALRARFERWNLADVAQAIVDGSEPVDTVTITSPFDGLVVLELPGVDDAMDVRLPQVGREIMPDTTLLRLVDPSAYMVVLQVPESRAAWVRTGQRARIATDDLGALPDLTAEVAWLSPRLDPMLRTREAHLHLADPGGRLLAGSLVEARIEALLGPDLRPLSPEDGEAEAAAFVLVPKTAVLSTGVRHVAWRLAERGSEGRMRFEPVPLALGPRLEDEGGNDLYVVRAGLRAGDEVATQGAFLIDSQSQLAGTPSLLFPLGATAPMSGEPASGGAHRH; encoded by the coding sequence GTGAACCGCCGACTCGTCACTCTCGCGCTCGCCCTCACGGGGCTCTTCCTCGGCGGCGCAGCGGTCTTTCTCGTCCCCGAGCACACCCTGTTTCCGCCGCACGCCGCCGTCGCGGACTCGAACACCGGCGAACGCTGGGCATGCCCGATGATGGACTTCATCGCCAAGAAGCCCGGCGATTGCCCCGTGTGCGGCATGGAGATGGGCCTCGTCACCGCGGGTGAACTCACCCGCGAACAACGGCGGCGCATGGGCCTCCGGACCACGCGCGTCGCCGAGGGCCCCGCGCGCGTGGTCGTCCGCGCTTACGGCACGGTGCGTTGGGACGACCGCACGCTGCGCGCCGTCGTGCCGCAGGTGGCCGGCCGGATCGTGAAACGCCACGACGCCGCACGCCACGTCGGCACGCTGGTCGCGCGCGGCGATCCGATCGTCGATCTCTACAGCCCCGAACTCTACGCCGCCCAAGGCGAACTGGCCGCCGCCGTCCGTCTCGGCGACACGCCGGGCGTACGCGCGCTCCGAGCCCGCTTCGAGCGTTGGAACCTCGCGGACGTCGCACAGGCGATCGTCGACGGTAGTGAACCCGTGGATACGGTGACGATCACGAGTCCCTTCGACGGTCTCGTCGTGCTCGAGCTGCCGGGCGTGGACGACGCCATGGATGTGCGACTTCCGCAGGTCGGTCGGGAGATCATGCCGGACACGACGCTGCTTCGACTCGTCGATCCGTCGGCCTACATGGTCGTGCTCCAAGTCCCGGAGTCGCGCGCCGCATGGGTCCGGACGGGGCAACGCGCGCGCATCGCCACCGACGACCTCGGTGCCCTGCCCGACCTGACGGCGGAGGTCGCCTGGTTGTCGCCTCGTCTCGACCCGATGCTGCGCACCCGCGAAGCGCACCTGCACCTCGCCGATCCCGGTGGTCGTCTCCTCGCGGGAAGTCTCGTCGAAGCTCGGATCGAAGCGCTTCTCGGTCCCGATCTGCGACCGCTCTCGCCGGAGGACGGCGAGGCCGAGGCGGCGGCCTTCGTGCTCGTCCCGAAGACGGCCGTCCTCTCCACCGGGGTGCGCCACGTCGCGTGGCGACTCGCCGAGCGCGGCTCCGAGGGTCGCATGCGTTTCGAACCCGTCCCGCTCGCTCTCGGCCCCCGCCTCGAAGACGAAGGCGGAAACGATCTCTACGTCGTGCGCGCCGGGCTCCGCGCCGGAGACGAGGTGGCGACGCAAGGGGCGTTTCTGATCGACAGCCAGTCCCAACTCGCCGGCACACCCAGCCTGTTGTTTCCGCTCGGTGCCACCGCCCCGATGTCGGGCGAACCCGCGAGCGGCGGCGCCCACCGGCATTGA
- a CDS encoding response regulator transcription factor produces the protein MIDAPDRPVLLVEDNFDLAGNIQDYLEQQGWSVDYVPNGALALHRVNEQTHAAVILDLRLPVIDGLEVCRRLRGSIAPRIPVLMLTAANLLDDRLTGFAAGADDYMVKPFALPELLARLRALVRRSTAACPPSVLRLHDLELNPSTREVRRGERRLVLTRMGYSILEYLLARSPAVVLRHELEHHLWADDPPGSDALRTHIATLRGEVDRAERIALLHTHRGVGYQMAVIEPARRHD, from the coding sequence ATGATCGACGCTCCCGACAGACCCGTCCTCCTCGTGGAGGACAATTTCGACTTGGCCGGCAATATTCAGGACTATCTCGAGCAACAGGGTTGGAGTGTCGACTACGTGCCCAACGGAGCCCTCGCCCTGCACCGCGTGAACGAGCAGACGCACGCGGCGGTGATCTTGGATCTTCGCCTCCCGGTCATCGACGGGCTGGAGGTTTGTCGTCGGTTGCGTGGTAGCATCGCGCCCCGGATTCCGGTGCTGATGCTGACTGCCGCCAATCTTCTCGACGACCGACTGACGGGGTTCGCGGCCGGTGCGGACGATTACATGGTGAAGCCGTTCGCGCTGCCGGAGTTGCTGGCGCGCTTGCGCGCGCTCGTGCGTCGCAGCACGGCGGCGTGTCCGCCCTCGGTGCTTCGGTTGCACGACCTCGAATTGAATCCCTCCACCCGGGAGGTCCGCCGGGGAGAGCGGCGACTCGTCCTCACGCGGATGGGGTATTCGATTCTCGAATACCTGTTGGCGCGATCTCCGGCCGTGGTCCTCCGCCACGAGCTGGAGCATCATCTCTGGGCGGACGACCCTCCCGGCAGCGATGCGTTGCGCACGCACATCGCGACTCTGCGTGGCGAGGTGGATCGAGCGGAGCGCATCGCGCTGCTGCACACCCACCGCGGCGTGGGTTATCAGATGGCCGTGATCGAGCCCGCGCGCCGACATGATTGA